From the genome of Winogradskyella forsetii, one region includes:
- a CDS encoding sterol desaturase family protein, which translates to MFALVALEYYLSVKQKRKLYHGKDFLASATIGFGNLFVNALTKVGIFYIVVICYNLTPWRIPHTWWSYLLCFICLDLVRYWSHRISHFQRFWWSTHVVHHSSEYYNFSTSFRLSWVQNLKIVFFLPVIMLSFDPVVFIIVHQLEILYQFWIHTEYIRKLPQPIEYVFVTPSHHRVHHATNEDYIDKNFGSTLIIWDRMFGTFKAEKEQAIYGITKPVNSFNPVYLVFHAWGDLLKDIWKRPKMTWQILFGSPTLWEREQMVSKDKKRTKNE; encoded by the coding sequence ATGTTCGCCCTCGTCGCTCTTGAATACTATCTGTCCGTAAAACAAAAAAGAAAATTATATCATGGCAAGGATTTTTTGGCTTCTGCCACTATAGGCTTTGGCAATCTGTTTGTTAATGCTTTAACCAAAGTTGGTATATTTTATATTGTAGTAATATGCTATAATTTAACACCATGGCGTATTCCGCATACTTGGTGGTCCTATCTGTTGTGCTTTATATGCCTAGACTTAGTTAGGTATTGGTCGCATAGAATTTCTCACTTCCAGCGATTTTGGTGGTCAACGCATGTGGTGCATCACAGTTCGGAATATTATAATTTTTCAACCTCTTTTCGGTTGTCTTGGGTACAAAATCTTAAGATTGTATTCTTTTTGCCTGTTATAATGTTAAGTTTTGATCCTGTTGTGTTTATTATAGTTCACCAATTGGAGATTCTTTACCAATTTTGGATCCACACGGAATATATACGTAAACTACCACAACCTATTGAGTATGTTTTTGTAACGCCATCGCATCATCGGGTGCATCATGCCACAAATGAAGATTATATTGACAAAAATTTTGGTTCTACCTTAATTATATGGGATCGTATGTTTGGCACCTTCAAAGCTGAAAAAGAACAGGCCATATATGGTATTACAAAGCCAGTAAATTCATTTAATCCTGTTTATTTGGTATTTCACGCTTGGGGTGATTTATTAAAGGATATTTGGAAGCGCCCTAAAATGACTTGGCAGATCCTTTTTGGAAGCCCTACGCTTTGGGAACGTGAGCAAATGGTATCTAAAGACAAGAAGCGTACAAAGAATGAGTAA
- a CDS encoding GreA/GreB family elongation factor: MKYGSLVLEKKEYVYLKRILNISGYAENQEIQKCLMNLSEELKTALIVNEEDMPKDVIRFNSTVTVAFNNGIEKTVKLVFPIDKDVKNNKISVLTPMGSALIGYSEGDSIIWDFPNGIQQITIAKVQQQETYSGIDIII, translated from the coding sequence ATGAAGTACGGAAGTTTAGTATTAGAAAAGAAGGAGTATGTCTATTTAAAACGTATCCTCAACATTTCTGGTTATGCTGAAAACCAAGAAATTCAGAAGTGTTTAATGAATTTATCCGAAGAGCTAAAAACAGCACTTATAGTGAATGAAGAAGATATGCCCAAAGATGTGATACGGTTTAACTCAACAGTAACGGTAGCCTTTAATAATGGCATAGAAAAAACAGTGAAATTGGTCTTTCCAATAGATAAAGATGTTAAAAACAACAAAATTTCTGTACTAACACCAATGGGATCGGCTTTAATCGGTTACTCAGAGGGAGATTCCATTATATGGGATTTCCCGAATGGGATACAGCAAATTACCATTGCTAAGGTTCAACAACAAGAAACCTATAGTGGTATAGATATAATAATATAA
- a CDS encoding SOS response-associated peptidase encodes MCYGKALTKSEDELKEQLNNRYGINFAVPSAYKPYYHLNGFTHGTIYIIPMDDPEHICAASWGMIPDWAAHDPETFWRKSNTLNARSETIFEKPTFKNSADDKRCLILADGFYEPHHENGVALPYFCYQPSKTYPKGDLFMFAGLYNKLDTELYTATILTTEANPFFAEVHNKKKRMPLVLADDLFEDWLDAGLNSQTLLELMDFGFTNKAFKAHPVSRDLYKKGIDTNQPYITEAVDKGTLF; translated from the coding sequence ATGTGTTACGGAAAAGCATTGACAAAGTCAGAGGACGAGCTAAAAGAACAGTTGAATAACCGCTACGGCATCAATTTCGCCGTGCCCTCGGCATATAAACCCTACTATCACTTGAACGGTTTTACCCATGGTACTATCTATATCATACCTATGGATGACCCAGAGCATATATGTGCTGCGTCATGGGGAATGATTCCCGATTGGGCTGCACACGACCCTGAAACCTTTTGGAGAAAATCGAATACACTTAATGCACGGTCTGAAACCATTTTTGAAAAGCCCACGTTTAAAAACTCAGCAGATGACAAACGCTGTTTGATCCTTGCCGACGGTTTTTATGAACCGCACCACGAGAACGGTGTTGCACTGCCGTATTTCTGTTATCAACCGAGTAAAACATATCCCAAAGGAGATCTCTTCATGTTTGCTGGTCTATACAACAAACTAGATACCGAACTGTACACCGCAACTATATTGACAACGGAAGCAAACCCTTTCTTTGCAGAAGTGCATAATAAAAAGAAACGCATGCCATTGGTTTTAGCGGATGACCTTTTTGAGGATTGGCTAGATGCGGGTTTAAACTCCCAAACGCTATTAGAATTGATGGATTTTGGCTTTACAAATAAGGCATTTAAAGCGCATCCGGTAAGTAGGGATCTGTACAAAAAAGGGATTGATACCAATCAACCGTATATTACCGAAGCGGTCGATAAAGGCACTTTGTTTTAG
- a CDS encoding Glu/Leu/Phe/Val family dehydrogenase: MTIVTADLKKTTKKVPVRGMMDNVMEQFNSAADQINLHPNIRKILSITNNEIVVNFPVKMDNGEVEIFTGYRVQHNNALGPYKGGLRYHPTVDIDAARALAMWMTWKTSLAGLPYGGGKGGIKLDPTKYSKNELERITRRFTFALADNIGPEHDIPAPDVNTNSQTMAWIADTYMSTRPPAERTANQHVVTGKPDGSGGLEGRDRATGYGVYLSIKFWADKNDKSLDGKTFIVQGFGNVGYWAAHFLEKEGAKLVAVQDAYGSIQNQKGIKVDDLFKYTQINEGRIVDFPNAKSVDKDKFFTLDCDICIPAALGNQITKENASGIKASLIAEGANGPTNVEGEKIVLERGITIIPDILCNSGGVVGSYFEWLQNRNGELWQLDEVMVKLDKKMKESFNKVYDYSIKEGVDMRTAAFCIAIERIEKAYIQRGIFP; encoded by the coding sequence AAAAGTACCCGTAAGAGGTATGATGGATAACGTTATGGAGCAGTTTAACAGTGCTGCGGACCAAATTAACCTTCATCCAAACATCAGAAAAATTTTAAGCATTACCAACAATGAAATCGTTGTGAATTTCCCAGTAAAAATGGATAATGGTGAAGTAGAAATTTTCACAGGATATAGAGTGCAACACAATAACGCATTAGGGCCTTACAAAGGTGGTTTAAGATACCATCCCACTGTGGATATTGATGCAGCAAGAGCTTTGGCCATGTGGATGACCTGGAAAACCTCATTGGCAGGATTGCCTTATGGTGGCGGAAAAGGGGGTATAAAACTAGATCCTACAAAATATTCTAAAAACGAATTAGAGCGAATCACAAGACGTTTCACATTTGCATTGGCAGACAATATCGGACCGGAACACGATATTCCTGCACCAGATGTCAATACCAATAGCCAGACTATGGCATGGATTGCAGATACGTATATGAGTACGCGTCCACCGGCAGAGCGCACAGCAAATCAGCACGTCGTTACAGGGAAACCAGACGGAAGTGGAGGATTGGAAGGACGTGATAGAGCAACAGGTTATGGCGTGTATTTATCCATTAAATTTTGGGCTGATAAAAATGATAAAAGTCTAGATGGCAAGACGTTTATCGTTCAAGGTTTTGGTAATGTTGGTTATTGGGCAGCACATTTCTTGGAAAAAGAGGGTGCTAAACTAGTGGCCGTACAAGATGCTTACGGAAGTATTCAAAACCAAAAAGGGATAAAGGTTGATGATTTGTTTAAATATACCCAAATTAATGAAGGGCGTATTGTGGATTTTCCAAATGCAAAGTCTGTAGATAAAGACAAATTCTTCACCTTAGATTGTGACATCTGTATTCCTGCAGCTTTAGGTAATCAGATTACTAAAGAAAATGCGTCAGGAATAAAAGCAAGTCTTATCGCTGAAGGGGCTAATGGTCCAACAAATGTAGAAGGAGAAAAAATAGTATTAGAAAGAGGGATCACCATAATACCAGATATTTTATGCAATTCAGGTGGTGTCGTTGGCAGTTATTTTGAATGGCTCCAAAACCGAAACGGCGAGCTTTGGCAGTTGGATGAAGTTATGGTCAAGCTAGATAAAAAGATGAAAGAATCTTTCAATAAAGTTTATGACTATTCAATAAAAGAAGGTGTTGATATGCGTACAGCAGCATTTTGTATCGCTATTGAACGCATTGAAAAAGCATACATACAACGAGGGATTTTTCCATAA